Sequence from the Tenrec ecaudatus isolate mTenEca1 chromosome 6, mTenEca1.hap1, whole genome shotgun sequence genome:
GTCATAGAGAAAGACGATGGCGCTGACTAAGTTGGTGACCTGCAGGGATGTCTTGGCAGACTCAGAGCCGTCCAGCGAGGATCGCCGCTTCCCTCGGGCATCCTCCACCACAATGGCTGGCACCTCAAAGGCTGGCCGGGTCCCCAAGGCCCCTGGCCCACCCCCCTTTACCCCAACACCCCCCATGGCTCTCCGAGCCTGCCGAGCCCTCCGTGGCCGGGCCCAGAGCGTCTGATAGAAGGTGATGGCTACACAGACCAATCCCATGACAATGCCCCCGAGTAGCAAGAGGCTGAAGCAGACGCCAAAGCCAAGGCCAATCTTGGAGACTATAAACTGGCAGCCGCGAGCGTAGTAGCGCTCGCCGTTGTTGTGCCAGCCaatggagggcagagtagagaggATGAAGCTGACCATCCAGATGCCCATGACCGCATGCAGCGCCTGCTTCTTGGCGTTGCTGAGGCGATAGTTGACCGGCCAACGCACCATCCACATTCGATGGTAGGAGAGCGAGGCAACTGTGAAACAGGTGGCCAGGGCCAGGGTGTAGTAGGTGGACACAAAGACCTTGCAGATGCTCTCGTTCCAGTCATAGTCAGAGGAAGCCTGGCGCCGGAGCTGCACCACCGCGAAGGTGGTGAGGGGCACTGCCGCCATGAGTATATGCGTGCCCGCCAGGAAGCACAGCAGCAGCTCCAGCGGCTTGTGCTTCTGCTGCTTGGCCGAAATGCTGAGGATGATCCAGGCATTggccagcagggccagcagcccACAGGCCAGCCAGGACAACGCATTGGAGCGCAGGGAGGCCTCCTCTGCCCCCGCCCCACTCCGAGCCATCCTATCcttggcctcccacccccaccccccttgaactcctggggagggggggcgggggctaGGTCTCACCCAGGAGCCTCACTCACACCCCCACCCATGATGCCCGCAATCCTTGATCTGTGGTGAGGCAGCTGCCCCCCCCCGGCTTCACCCCACTGCTCAGCAAGGCATGACTGACCCCGCTGAGGCCAGGTGTGGAGGGCAGGGGAAGAAGCCGAGGGTCAGCAGAGGCAGTCCTCAGCCTccatatgggctggggccccttcTGAAGTTTTCCTGTGGCTGGTGAAGGGGGAGGCAGGTGGCTTTCCCAACTAGGAGTTTGGCAGGATGGATgcgccaggacctccaggcccagtcttcttctggtcctgaaccaGCTGGGGGTCTTCTGGATGCCCCTAGGGGTTCTGGGGGTGGgactcagctacctggacaagCTGCAGGGGAGAAAGCATGACAGAGGTAGGGCAGAGGGAGACTGACTCCAACTGGTTTCTTGTCCCTACTCCCTTCCTTTAAGACAGAGATTATACATCACTAGGGGCCCCCGGGGTGGCTCAGAACCACGACTTTCCTGCTTCTAAATGCGATAGCTACGCAGTCAGCCCGCAGACAAGAGCCCCTGACCCTTCAGACCACGCGCCTCCCATGCTGTGTCAGcctttcccccttgggtcctcccttccccccttgggTCCTCCCAGCTTTCTCTGCTACTGCTCCTCACTGCTGGGAACCCCCCAGTTCATGCTCCTCTGCCGTCTTCCATCACACAGGACCACTGTAAACTGGGCTACCCCTCCCCAGCCTTCCAGTCTCCTGCTACGGTCTCCGTGGTGGTCAGTCCATTTTCAGAAGCCTGCAGTGTTCGCCCTCCACCTACCCGGCTCTCTGGTGAGATGGGAGAGAAGGGCTGggacctgggggggaggggggtggggaatccAAAGGCAGGCGGGGACGCCACTGACATCAGAAGCATCCAGAAATGGAAAGAGGGGGAActaggaggaaggtggagagttTGAGAAGAAGGAagaacccccccccaaagggcaaAGTGGTAGTATGGGGGACAGTATCTAGAGCCCCTGGAGATGGTGCTGGGCAGGGAAGAGGGCTTGGGTGGAGGTAGGGACAGGGAATGGGGGGAGCTAAGGAGAAAAACCAAATGTTCCATAGGTGCTGActgctccccactgccccccttccccctccacagGTAGATTTTTGTCCCCTGACttggagcctcagtttcccccaagATGGGAGGGCGGGTAGTCATGGTTTTAGTGCCACTGGGCTGGTCTTTGCTGAGGGGGGAGGGCGCTGGTGACCCCAGAGCAGAGGGGGAGTTGTGGAAATGGCCATGAAGGCTTTGGGGTGGAAGGACCTTTTGATGGGGGAAGAACCTTAGACCCTTGCCTTCTGCAAGAAGCTGCCCCCTctcgagcccccccacccccccaccttagTCTCTCCTCCGGAGCCCAGTACACCCTGGTTGCCATGGTAATGCCAGTcagagggaggtggagggaattGGTCAGGAAGGGCCCCCCTCCCACTACCCTCCATTAAAGTCTCAGACCccttcttcccacccaccccatccaGCCCCCCGCGGGGGGCTCTGGGAGCTAGCGACGGGAGTCTTCGAGAGAGGGAGTCAGGCAGGGAGGGTGTGAAGGGCAGACGGAAGGAGGTGAAGGGCGGACAGAGATCAGGGGGAGCGGGGATTGGGAATCTGAGGGGTTGCCTGGGCCGACCGGGGGTCTCTCGCcctttggggggaagggggaaggtcaAGTGGCTCCGCCCTCCCACCACCCACCGTGCTCTCCCAGGCAGAAACAGCAGGTGGCTGGGAGGAGGGGCCGGCCGGAGGCGAGGGGAGGCAGCtggagggggagaaaggtggggggccgcgggggcgggggagggcaggGGTCGGCTTACCTGGGGCTGCGCCGGGCACTGCCATGGAGACCTCACTCCCAGGCGGCTCGCTCGGCTCCCGCCGCCAGCGGGCTCcggagcgagcgagcgagagcgtcgtcccccctccctccctcccccaggcctcctcctccctcctccaggcCCGCGCCCCGGCTGGCCCTCGGCTCGCGGGCTCGGCCGGCCGCCTAGGTCTCTGCAGGCCCCTCTCTGCACGGGCCCGGCGCTGGCACCCAAGGACAGCTTTGCGGGGAGCGGAGGGCGGGGAGCTGGACCTTGGGGACTTGAAGGgggaggggcaaggaaggtgccgaGGTTGGTGGGGCGCCCACTTCATTGGTGAGATAGTCCCtgtcctgccccccgccccccatctcccccctcccccccaggcatGAACACAAGCTCTAACTGGCAGCTGGTGCTCGGTGGGTGCCACCGAGcctagcgagcgagcgagcgagcggagCTGGCTGTTGGGGCGGAGGAAGCGTGTGTCACCGTGTGTATGTTGGGGCTGTGTTCAGAGGGGTATGTGCAGGAGGCGCCTGGGGAGTGAGGGGCTGCCGTGGAGTGGggttgtgcgcgcgcgcgcgcacacacacacacacacacgcacacacacacacaccccacagggCCTCCTCCTCCTGGAACACACAGACTCCTTtctacccaccacacacacaagcCTCCTCTTGCTAGGGCATGTATGTCAGAGGCATCTATCCACAAAATCAGTGGTCGCctggcattctctctctctctctctctctctctctctctctctctctctcacacacacacacacacacacacacacacacactcgtgctCCAGCCCCCAGACACTGTGTGCACTGCACTAGTTCCACAGAGGGTGGGTGCTGATAGAATTAAGCAGAACCACAGAATGGATCAGCGTCTTGATGCTAAGTTTATTGAGTCTTCCTGTCAGCtgtggaggcaggggtggggtggggaggacaagGCAGGCAATGGGGATCCCTGACAGCCACCAGGTGGTTCCCTGGAAGAGGCAAGCGGGAAAGGGAAATAGGTGTGTGAGTTGGGGAGGGCCAAGGAAGAGAAAATGAGAGGGGCGAGGAGGGTGGGGAGCCAGAAGAGAGGGAGGGACCCTTGTAATGAACCCCATGCTTCCTCGCTTCTGAATGGTTTCAGGCCACCAGGGAGGGTGCAGGGCGGGATCTGGCTAACTCTCAGCCCCCTCCCCCTAACAAAGCCCACTTTCTAGAGGGTTCTGTCCCTGGGCACTCTTGCACAGGAGTGTGCTCCGATTAGGAGAACGGAAGGCTTTCTTCGCTGGTAACAAGGCTCTGCCACCAGAAGGTGACCAGGGAGGGATTTTAGACAGCAAGGCCCCCTCTCTAAGGCGGTGAGCACCTGTGAATTCGTCAGTACACACTGACCAGCCAGCTGCAGACTGGTGGGCTAGTTGTCCTCGCATTCCATTCAAGAAACAGCAGTAGTGCAAGGAGACTAGGAGCCGGAGACCTGGTCAACCCCAAGTCTGGCACTGACTGTGATGATGCCCAGCAATCGGATGACCTCTCTGACTTTCAAACGTGGGAGATGCCCTGTCACTGTCAGAGCGTGGGGGTGTTCATACGGTTCACATAGACAGTGCGCGTGTCGGCTGAGAGATGCCGCCTGCCCCCTAAGGAACGGTGTACAGGTGTGTGGCTGTGCATGTGCAGGGCATGTCCAGTTCTGGCCCTGCCAACTGAGTGGAGGCCGGCAGACAGGAGCCTTTGGAAGTGGGTCTGTCTTGACAGGCTGTGGAGCTTGGGCAAAGTCCCTGCCTCCTCTGCTGTAAGAGGACAGTCCTGGGCTCTCCCCCCTGGGCTCCAAGTGGACAGTGGGGGAGAGGTCAAGGTGAAGTCTTCAGAAAGGGCTAGGGGTTGAGTGAGAGGGTAATGGGGCCAGAAGCAGTGTGATTCGTCTCTGGAAGGCTGGAAGCCAGGCAGTCTAACCAACTGGATTGGAGTCTGACCAAAGGACTTGGGCCACAAGTGGAGGCTGCCCAGAGGCGCGTTGTGGACAGGGAGACAGGTGGTCAGAGGCGTGGGCACAGGCTACATTCATCTGGTCCCCAACTCCCCAGAGCCCAGCGGGAAGCCGAGGGGCGGGGTGGCCTGGGAGGCTGGGAGCCAGAAGCACCCTCAAATGAGGTGGCATGTCTTCTGGAACCTGCTGGAGGAACACAGAATTGGGAGAGGGAGTGTATGTGTCCACCCTTTGTTCTCCAGGGCCTCTGCTCTCCCAGTGACGCACCCCCACAACTCCTGCCTGCTCCACTCCCTCCTCAGCCACCCTTTCCCCATCTCTGTGTCTTCCCACCTCCTCGCTGACCCCCCATCCTCATTTCCTCTCtctggcccctccctcctccccctgccccttcctcctcttcacaccctcttctcttcctccctgccctcccctctccccctcacccaccctccttccctggtCCTTACTGGGGACACTGGCAAGTCTTCTTCTCACTGAGGAGCCTCTTGATCTGAGACATCCGCTGTGCCTTGCGCTGTccagggagaaggaggggagTCGTGAGGTTCCCAGGCCTCCAGGAGGGAGCTGCCCcttggaggggggggagggggaagctgggAGAGGAGAAGCCATGACTATAGCAGAGGCCATCTGTCCCCGCCTTCCTGTCTCTCTGCGTGACAGTTGGGACTGGCTCCTGTCTCCAGTGAGGAAACTATGGGCAGAGAGCACCGGCCCAGGAGCAGGTCATATGTACACCTGCTGCTGTCTGGGCCCCAGGTGCTCCAGGGGGCCTGTTGGGTGAGCAGTGGGGTGTCATTGCCCATGGGGGACTCACTCACCCGCCTGGTCCTGCATGTGACGCACAAGATGCAACACACAAGGAGGATGAGCAGGAGGCCGCCGCCCAGCCCTGTACCCAGGAAGATCGCCTGCTGATTGGAGAAGTGGTCTGGGAGGGAAACTGCAAGAGACAGGGTGTACTCAGACCACTGCCCTTCATCAGGGGCACTGGGCCCTCTGGAGGGGCAGGGGAATGCGGATGCCTCCTCAGGTCAGACTGGGGTCTCTCAGGCTCCCAGGGCTAAAGTCTCCTTCCCAGGCCTCGAGGCAGGCAGAGCTGGAAAGAAGTTTATGTTTTAGAGATTGCAGGGGTCTCATAAAAATTGtagttcagaaaaaaaaattgtggtccagtgtgtgtgtgtgtgtgtgtgtgtgcgcgcgcgcgcgtgttttGCTGGACAGCCAGGACCGTGTCACCAACTTCCTGGGCTGTAGAACTTAGGGAGTTGGGACACTCTTGTCTTGGACCCACATGTATAACTCAAAGGAAATGAGAGGCAGGCAGCCTCTGCCAAACCCATGACGCCCTGAGGGTGGGAGCCGCCAGGTCCTTACCCTCAGTTGTGTATTCGAGCAGAACCTTGCTCTGGTTTTTCAGCCGACAGAACCACATCCCCGTCTCAGGGTCAGACAATTTCACCACCTTCTGCTTACTGTGGATCTTTTCAGCCTGGTTCTCCAGCTGCAGGATTAGCATCGCCGTGGAGGGACTGGGTCCCAGTACTTCACAGAGCAACACGTCCTGTGACTGAGTCACTGCAGAGGGGCGAGAGGCGGGGGCTAGGAACCTGGACTTCGGGGTTCCACACCTCCAAGCTCTCAGAGCATTCAGTAGAACAGAAAGGGTGATGCTTTACATGGGGACCCTGCTCCCAGCCCCTCAGAGAACCTTTTCAAGCTGTTTTGATAGAGAGCACACATTTGACTCTCAGTTCTGCTGCTTACTCTGAGGTAAGTTCCTTAACTCTCCAGGCGGGTCAGACAGTCAGCCAAGGAATGAGTCCACTTAAAACAGGGCCAgccagggaggaagaagcatcAAGTGTTAGCCATCATTGTGTGTGGCGGTGTTTCGATAATTGGGGTGATACGGATGTGAAGAACGCACCCTGGAACCTGCCAGAAGTGTTACCATCCTCACTGCCTAGCTCAGAGCAGGCTCCGTTATCGCCCTTTAAAATCCAGTCGGTCTGGAGGTTTCTTCAGAATCACAGAGGGTGAGTTGGGCAGAGGCAGACTTAGCATCCCTCTTCTCAGCCCGCACCCATTAGGGGGCTCTCGGTGGACACAATCCCAAGCTGACTCTGGCATGTTGGGGAAGGACATAAGGATTCATTCAAAGTTCAAACTCAACCCAAGCCCAAGGGCTCTTGATCAGTGTGATGAGGGCCTAAAAGCATGGTTATCAGGTTGATCCCAAGCCCTAGGGatgccatgtgtgtcagagacaggctttaaaataaaaaagatctccaggcctttcttgtgaggtgtctctgagtagattcaaaccaccaTCCTTTTGGTTAATAGCTGAGCATGTTAGCCATCTGACTACCCAACAACTCCTAGCCAGGGCCTAGCTAGGCATCCTCATGTCGAGTCTACATTGCCTTAGAAGGCGCTCTGGGAAGGCCCCTCCACCTCCCTATCTTGCCCCTGCCCCCCACGACTCAGCCTGACACCTCACCTTTCATCACCACGAGGCTCACTTTGTGCTGGATCGTTCCCTTGGCCGTTCCCTCGGCGAGATGCAGGGTCAGGTTTCCAGAACCAGCATATTGAGGCGAGACCTGGGGTATGACGAAGGTGAGCGGCAAGGAGTTCATCAGTTGGAACTTGCTCTCCGATGTTGTGGTCACCTTCTGGTCCCTAAAAAAGAAGCTGATCCAGGTCTTGGGGGAGGACGACCCCTCTTCCTGCCACGTCAGCTCCCCATTCAAGTTTTCCCCTTGGAAGTTCAGTGGGAAGGAGAAAGTTGCCTGCTCTCCGACTTTCTTGTAGATGAGAGTAGTATCCTTCTGGAAagctgagggtgggaggggagagaaccGGGGTCAGATGGAGGCAGAAGAGCAGCCTAGGCAGGGGTAGGAGCGAGGAAAGGGCAACAAGGGAAGCCTAACCCCCAAGCAGCATATTGTATTTCAGGTCCTTCACAATCCTCCCCGCTGTCTCCCCACCACCGCATGGTCTGCAGGCAGCGTCCCTCCTCGGGGAAGCCTCACAGAGCAGCCCAGGAGTCCCGAAGCCATTGGGCTTGCCCTGCCTGTGAGAGGCACCTTGGGGCAAAGGTTAGACACTTGGCTGCGCTCCACAAGGTGGATGGTTTGGACCCCTCCCAACCCTCGCCGCTCTCCAGGTGAAGACTAGTGACCTGCTTCAGTGAAGGGTAGAGCAAAGCTCTATCGCCATCGGGAGGGCTCCTCCACCACACTGGGTCACGGTCCGTCAGAATCAGCTCCAAGGGTGCATAGTTGGTCACCCTTCGCAAAATCAGAGCAAGAAAATCAGGTTGACCACGTGCCAGGCGCTGGTCTAAACGTGTTACGTGGCGCAGCGCCCGGCTCTCCTGCGGACAGACTCCAGGTGCGTGTGGCTGCCGTTTCATGCCCGTTTTACAGACCCCGAAGCCAAGGCACAGAGCAGCCTGCCCAAGGTCAAGTACTAGCAGTGTAAGAGTCAGGGTTTACATCCGAATCCAAGCACGGACACACCCTGAGCTGCTAGCTTTCTCTCACATAAGCCCCTCAGAGGCACAAGCCGGGGCCCACCCTGTGTTCCTGACTTTCGGTCTTCCTCAGTGCCTCCGCGCGTGCACTGGAGAATCTCACTTAGTAAATGCATACGCcaatgagggaggagtggggagctgAGACCCTTGACATGGTCTCTGAGGCCCAACATCGTACATCCTCCCTCGCTGCTAGCGGGCCCCTTGGGGAAGTGAGTCCAGCATCTCCAGGACAGATCTCCTggcagcccagcccaggggcACAGCAGTGAGAGCCCGAGGAGGGCCAGTCTGCCCTGAAGCAGTGAAGCAGGAGCAGCTGCCACCAGAGGGGGTTCTCTTACATAGTACTTGGATGTTGATGCGGAGCTCCAGCGTCTTCTGGCCCTGGGAGACGGTGCATGTCCAAGTGCCACTGTCCTTGGACT
This genomic interval carries:
- the CD4 gene encoding T-cell surface glycoprotein CD4; its protein translation is MLQVPAHLSRATMDGGTSFRKQLLVLQLALLSAASLGKEVVLGEVGKMVELPCKSTTHFFVWKVNDTKLVSKQNQHCLKGPTQQNRYECKKNEWDQGSFPMIIKNLQVRDSGNYICEVHTAQKQEVQLLVFTLKSSPGPRLLQGQKLTLTLEGPVGSKPSVQWKDPMANSKNGDKIFSVDQVQSKDSGTWTCTVSQGQKTLELRINIQVLSFQKDTTLIYKKVGEQATFSFPLNFQGENLNGELTWQEEGSSSPKTWISFFFRDQKVTTTSESKFQLMNSLPLTFVIPQVSPQYAGSGNLTLHLAEGTAKGTIQHKVSLVVMKVTQSQDVLLCEVLGPSPSTAMLILQLENQAEKIHSKQKVVKLSDPETGMWFCRLKNQSKVLLEYTTEVSLPDHFSNQQAIFLGTGLGGGLLLILLVCCILCVTCRTRRRKAQRMSQIKRLLSEKKTCQCPHRFQKTCHLI